One genomic window of Elaeis guineensis isolate ETL-2024a chromosome 2, EG11, whole genome shotgun sequence includes the following:
- the LOC105047183 gene encoding sec-independent protein translocase protein TATC, chloroplastic isoform X3, with the protein MGSTVLLSHPQLSSCFRRLDPAKQHRYAAPRIKAAPFPSSPRRHRRILRSALEDDGREGQQQPQPQPPLGGVGATVEERPAENFQEDSPESIKQDNGQSDLYNLLYPSKELLPDDKEMSISDHLEELRQRIFLSVLAVGAAILGCFAFSKDLILLLEAPVSAQGVRFLQLSPGEFFFTTLKVSGYCGLLLGSPVILYEIIAFVLPGLTRDERSYAEGAVESLWSIDQYFEFVLVLMFSTGLSFQVPVIQLLLGQIGLVSGDQMLSIWRYVVVGAVVAAAVLTPSTDPLTQILLAGPLLGLYLGGAWMVKLVGR; encoded by the exons aTGGGAAGCACGGTTCTGCTCTCCCATCCACAACTTAGCAGCTGCTTCCGCCGCCTCGATCCGGCCAAGCAGCACCGTTACGCTGCCCCACGGATCAAAGCAGCGCCCTTCCCGAGCTCTCCACGCAGGCATCGCCGGATCCTCCGCTCCGCTCTCGAAGACGACGGCAGAGAGgggcagcagcagccgcagccgCAGCCGCCGTTGGGCGGTGTTGGGGCCACCGTCGAGGAAAGACCTG CAGAGAACTTCCAAGAAGACTCCCCAGAAAGCATCAAGCAAGATAATGGGCAAAGCGATCTCTATAATCTTCTTTATCCTAGCAAAGAGCTTCTCCCTGATGATAAAGAGATGAGCATTTCTGACCATTTAGAAGAGCTTCGCCAGAGAATATTTCTCTCTGTTTTGGCTGTAGGAGCTGCTATCTTAGGTTGCTTTGCTTTTTCAAAGGATTTAATATTGCTCCTTGAAGCACCTGTAAGTGCTCAGGGAGTTCGCTTTCTGCAACTATCTCCTGGGGAGTTTTTCTTTACAACTCTGAAG GTATCTGGTTACTGTGGGCTGCTTCTGGGGAGTCCTGTTATCCTCTATGAGATCATAGCATTTGTTCTTCCTGGTTTAACAAGGGATGAGAGAAG CTATGCGGAAGGGGCAGTGGAATCGTTATGGTCTATTGATCAATACTTTGAGTTTGTCCTCGTGCTTATGTTCAGCACAGGACTGTCCTTTCAG GTTCCGGTTATACAGCTCTTGTTGGGACAGATTGGTTTGGTGTCTGGCGACCAAATGCTCTCCATCTGGAGATACGTTGTGGTTGGCGCTGTTGTTGCTGCTGCTGTGCTTACACCATCAACTGACCCCTTGACCCAGATACTGTTGGCAGGGCCACTGTTAGGTCTCTACTTAGGTGGTGCATGGATGGTGAAGCTAGTTGGCCGTTAA
- the LOC105047183 gene encoding sec-independent protein translocase protein TATC, chloroplastic isoform X2: MGSTVLLSHPQLSSCFRRLDPAKQHRYAAPRIKAAPFPSSPRRHRRILRSALEDDGREGQQQPQPQPPLGGVGATVEERPENFQEDSPESIKQDNGQSDLYNLLYPSKELLPDDKEMSISDHLEELRQRIFLSVLAVGAAILGCFAFSKDLILLLEAPVSAQGVRFLQLSPGEFFFTTLKVSGYCGLLLGSPVILYEIIAFVLPGLTRDERRFLGPIVLGSSVLFYAGIAFSYSILTPAALNFFVSYAEGAVESLWSIDQYFEFVLVLMFSTGLSFQVPVIQLLLGQIGLVSGDQMLSIWRYVVVGAVVAAAVLTPSTDPLTQILLAGPLLGLYLGGAWMVKLVGR; the protein is encoded by the exons aTGGGAAGCACGGTTCTGCTCTCCCATCCACAACTTAGCAGCTGCTTCCGCCGCCTCGATCCGGCCAAGCAGCACCGTTACGCTGCCCCACGGATCAAAGCAGCGCCCTTCCCGAGCTCTCCACGCAGGCATCGCCGGATCCTCCGCTCCGCTCTCGAAGACGACGGCAGAGAGgggcagcagcagccgcagccgCAGCCGCCGTTGGGCGGTGTTGGGGCCACCGTCGAGGAAAGACCTG AGAACTTCCAAGAAGACTCCCCAGAAAGCATCAAGCAAGATAATGGGCAAAGCGATCTCTATAATCTTCTTTATCCTAGCAAAGAGCTTCTCCCTGATGATAAAGAGATGAGCATTTCTGACCATTTAGAAGAGCTTCGCCAGAGAATATTTCTCTCTGTTTTGGCTGTAGGAGCTGCTATCTTAGGTTGCTTTGCTTTTTCAAAGGATTTAATATTGCTCCTTGAAGCACCTGTAAGTGCTCAGGGAGTTCGCTTTCTGCAACTATCTCCTGGGGAGTTTTTCTTTACAACTCTGAAG GTATCTGGTTACTGTGGGCTGCTTCTGGGGAGTCCTGTTATCCTCTATGAGATCATAGCATTTGTTCTTCCTGGTTTAACAAGGGATGAGAGAAGGTTCCTAGGCCCTATTGTCCTGGGCTCGTCGGTGCTTTTTTATGCTGGCATTGCTTTCTCCTATTCAATTCTAACTCCAGCAGCCTTAAATTTCTTTGTCAGCTATGCGGAAGGGGCAGTGGAATCGTTATGGTCTATTGATCAATACTTTGAGTTTGTCCTCGTGCTTATGTTCAGCACAGGACTGTCCTTTCAG GTTCCGGTTATACAGCTCTTGTTGGGACAGATTGGTTTGGTGTCTGGCGACCAAATGCTCTCCATCTGGAGATACGTTGTGGTTGGCGCTGTTGTTGCTGCTGCTGTGCTTACACCATCAACTGACCCCTTGACCCAGATACTGTTGGCAGGGCCACTGTTAGGTCTCTACTTAGGTGGTGCATGGATGGTGAAGCTAGTTGGCCGTTAA
- the LOC105047183 gene encoding sec-independent protein translocase protein TATC, chloroplastic isoform X1, whose product MGSTVLLSHPQLSSCFRRLDPAKQHRYAAPRIKAAPFPSSPRRHRRILRSALEDDGREGQQQPQPQPPLGGVGATVEERPAENFQEDSPESIKQDNGQSDLYNLLYPSKELLPDDKEMSISDHLEELRQRIFLSVLAVGAAILGCFAFSKDLILLLEAPVSAQGVRFLQLSPGEFFFTTLKVSGYCGLLLGSPVILYEIIAFVLPGLTRDERRFLGPIVLGSSVLFYAGIAFSYSILTPAALNFFVSYAEGAVESLWSIDQYFEFVLVLMFSTGLSFQVPVIQLLLGQIGLVSGDQMLSIWRYVVVGAVVAAAVLTPSTDPLTQILLAGPLLGLYLGGAWMVKLVGR is encoded by the exons aTGGGAAGCACGGTTCTGCTCTCCCATCCACAACTTAGCAGCTGCTTCCGCCGCCTCGATCCGGCCAAGCAGCACCGTTACGCTGCCCCACGGATCAAAGCAGCGCCCTTCCCGAGCTCTCCACGCAGGCATCGCCGGATCCTCCGCTCCGCTCTCGAAGACGACGGCAGAGAGgggcagcagcagccgcagccgCAGCCGCCGTTGGGCGGTGTTGGGGCCACCGTCGAGGAAAGACCTG CAGAGAACTTCCAAGAAGACTCCCCAGAAAGCATCAAGCAAGATAATGGGCAAAGCGATCTCTATAATCTTCTTTATCCTAGCAAAGAGCTTCTCCCTGATGATAAAGAGATGAGCATTTCTGACCATTTAGAAGAGCTTCGCCAGAGAATATTTCTCTCTGTTTTGGCTGTAGGAGCTGCTATCTTAGGTTGCTTTGCTTTTTCAAAGGATTTAATATTGCTCCTTGAAGCACCTGTAAGTGCTCAGGGAGTTCGCTTTCTGCAACTATCTCCTGGGGAGTTTTTCTTTACAACTCTGAAG GTATCTGGTTACTGTGGGCTGCTTCTGGGGAGTCCTGTTATCCTCTATGAGATCATAGCATTTGTTCTTCCTGGTTTAACAAGGGATGAGAGAAGGTTCCTAGGCCCTATTGTCCTGGGCTCGTCGGTGCTTTTTTATGCTGGCATTGCTTTCTCCTATTCAATTCTAACTCCAGCAGCCTTAAATTTCTTTGTCAGCTATGCGGAAGGGGCAGTGGAATCGTTATGGTCTATTGATCAATACTTTGAGTTTGTCCTCGTGCTTATGTTCAGCACAGGACTGTCCTTTCAG GTTCCGGTTATACAGCTCTTGTTGGGACAGATTGGTTTGGTGTCTGGCGACCAAATGCTCTCCATCTGGAGATACGTTGTGGTTGGCGCTGTTGTTGCTGCTGCTGTGCTTACACCATCAACTGACCCCTTGACCCAGATACTGTTGGCAGGGCCACTGTTAGGTCTCTACTTAGGTGGTGCATGGATGGTGAAGCTAGTTGGCCGTTAA
- the LOC105047176 gene encoding uncharacterized protein, which translates to MSFLLRSGHRLLSSKPSSSIPILRRFSLPAKEDADGGEPVFDKWKLPADYDPSNFDPATARSPPSDRVWRLVDEVSTLTLADVAELSSILVRKIGLKNAPVIGVMNAGAGGTGPAGGTVGAPGKEEKKQEKTVFELRLDSFDAAAKIKVIKEVRGFTDLGLKEAKDLVEKTPTIIKRGVLKEDGEQIIEKMKAVGAKVVME; encoded by the coding sequence ATGAGCTTTCTCCTTAGATCTGGCCACCGTCTCCTCTCCTCCAAACCCTCGAGCTCGATCCCTATTCTCCGACGCTTCTCCCTCCCGGCGAAGGAGGACGCCGACGGAGGGGAGCCGGTGTTCGACAAGTGGAAGCTCCCTGCTGACTACGACCCCTCCAACTTCGACCCGGCGACCGCCCGGAGCCCCCCCTCCGACCGTGTCTGGCGCCTCGTGGACGAGGTCTCCACCCTCACCCTTGCTGATGTCGCAGAGCTCTCCTCCATCCTCGTTCGGAAGATAGGCCTGAAGAACGCGCCGGTCATAGGCGTAATGAACGCCGGCGCCGGCGGGACCGGGCCCGCCGGCGGGACCGTGGGGGCTCcggggaaggaggagaagaagcaAGAAAAGACGGTGTTCGAGTTGAGGCTGGACTCGTTCGACGCGGCCGCTAAGATCAAGGTGATAAAGGAGGTGAGAGGGTTCACGGATTTGGGGCTGAAGGAGGCTAAGGACTTGGTGGAGAAGACGCCGACCATTATCAAGAGAGGCGTCTTGAAGGAGGACGGGGAGCAGATCATTGAGAAGATGAAGGCCGTTGGAGCAAAGGTCGTTATGGAGTGA